One segment of Streptomyces sp. YIM 121038 DNA contains the following:
- a CDS encoding helix-turn-helix domain-containing protein: MNLYGTEVRQKALALLHGGVRNADVARQLGLPPSTVGVWLHRDRARRGELPLARPHECPRCDKRKLDTKAYSYLLGWYLGDGYISQHSDHRAPSLRITCDDSWPGLMDECERVVRAVFPDGSTCRARKVGCHDIKIYSTHLPCLFPQHGPGKKHERTIALESWQQDIVDAYPWEFIRGLIHSDGCRVTNWTTRVVAGERKRYEYPRYFFTNKSDDIRKLFTDTLDKVGVGWTSLARGSDPFNISIARRASVALMDAYVGPKY, from the coding sequence ATGAACCTTTACGGCACAGAGGTGCGGCAGAAGGCATTGGCCCTGCTGCACGGCGGAGTGCGGAATGCTGACGTCGCACGTCAGCTAGGTCTCCCGCCAAGCACCGTCGGGGTATGGCTCCACCGAGACCGGGCCCGGCGAGGCGAGCTGCCGCTCGCGCGACCCCATGAATGCCCACGGTGTGACAAACGGAAGCTCGACACCAAGGCGTACTCCTACCTTCTGGGCTGGTACCTGGGAGACGGCTATATTTCCCAGCACTCGGACCACAGAGCCCCCAGCCTCAGAATCACCTGTGACGATTCTTGGCCGGGTCTCATGGACGAATGCGAACGGGTAGTGAGAGCGGTCTTCCCGGACGGCTCGACATGCAGAGCCCGCAAGGTTGGCTGCCACGACATCAAGATTTACTCGACTCACCTTCCGTGCCTATTCCCACAGCACGGCCCCGGCAAGAAGCACGAGCGAACCATCGCTCTCGAATCCTGGCAACAGGACATCGTCGACGCGTACCCCTGGGAATTCATCCGGGGGCTCATCCACTCCGACGGGTGTCGGGTCACGAACTGGACCACCCGGGTCGTCGCGGGCGAGCGGAAGCGCTATGAGTACCCCCGGTACTTCTTCACCAACAAGTCCGACGACATCAGGAAGCTCTTCACCGACACCTTGGACAAGGTCGGAGTCGGGTGGACGAGCCTGGCGCGGGGCAGCGACCCGTTCAACATATCCATCGCCCGCAGGGCCTCCGTAGCCCTCATGGACGCGTACGTCGGGCCGAAGTACTGA
- the pyk gene encoding pyruvate kinase: MRRAKIVCTLGPATDTYDQIKALVEAGMDVARFNLSHGSYADHEDRYQRVRKAADETGRSVGILADLQGPKIRLGRFTEGPVLLERGDEFTITVEPDVPGDRHICGTTYTGLADDVTTGERILVDDGKVTLEVTAVDGPRVTTTVIEGGMVSDNKGLNLPGVAVSVPALSDKDEADLRWALRTGFDVIALSFVRSGRDIDDVHRIMDEENRRLPVIAKVEKPQAVDAIDDIVAAFDGIMVARGDLGVEMPLEQVPIVQKRAVKLAKRNAKPVIVATQMLDSMIDNSRPTRAEASDVANAVIDGTDAVMLSGETSVGKYPIETVRTMARIVEAAEEDILAKGLPPLTERNKPRTQGGAVARAAAEMGDFLGAKFLVAFTQSGDTVKRLSRYRSPIPLLAFTPDRATRSQLNLTWGVETFLGPHVDSTDAMVAQVDEHLLKIGRCRPGDTVIITAGSPPGVSGSTNLVRVHHIGEASR; encoded by the coding sequence ATGCGCCGAGCGAAAATCGTTTGCACCCTGGGACCCGCCACCGACACCTACGACCAGATCAAGGCCCTGGTCGAAGCCGGAATGGACGTGGCACGCTTCAACCTCAGCCACGGCAGCTACGCCGACCACGAGGACCGCTACCAGCGCGTGCGCAAGGCCGCCGACGAGACCGGCCGCAGCGTCGGCATCCTCGCCGACCTTCAAGGCCCGAAGATCCGCCTCGGCCGCTTCACCGAAGGCCCCGTACTCCTCGAACGCGGCGACGAGTTCACCATCACCGTCGAACCCGACGTCCCCGGCGACCGCCACATCTGCGGCACCACCTACACCGGCCTCGCCGACGACGTCACCACCGGCGAACGCATCCTCGTCGACGACGGCAAAGTCACCCTCGAAGTCACCGCCGTCGACGGCCCCCGCGTCACCACCACCGTCATCGAAGGCGGCATGGTCTCCGACAACAAGGGCCTCAACCTCCCCGGCGTCGCCGTCTCCGTCCCCGCCCTCTCCGACAAGGACGAAGCCGACCTCCGCTGGGCGCTGCGCACCGGCTTCGACGTCATCGCCCTCTCCTTCGTCCGCAGCGGCCGCGACATCGACGACGTCCACCGCATCATGGACGAGGAGAACCGCCGCCTCCCCGTCATCGCCAAGGTCGAAAAGCCCCAGGCCGTCGACGCCATCGACGACATCGTCGCCGCCTTCGACGGCATCATGGTCGCCCGCGGCGACCTCGGCGTCGAAATGCCCCTGGAACAGGTCCCCATCGTCCAGAAGCGCGCCGTCAAACTCGCCAAGCGCAACGCCAAGCCCGTCATCGTCGCCACCCAGATGCTCGACTCGATGATCGACAACTCCCGGCCCACCCGCGCCGAAGCCAGCGACGTCGCCAACGCCGTCATCGACGGCACCGACGCCGTCATGCTCTCCGGCGAGACCAGCGTCGGCAAATACCCCATCGAGACCGTCCGCACCATGGCCCGCATCGTCGAAGCCGCCGAGGAAGACATCCTCGCCAAGGGCCTCCCGCCCCTCACCGAACGCAACAAGCCCCGCACCCAGGGCGGCGCCGTCGCCCGCGCCGCCGCCGAAATGGGCGACTTCCTCGGCGCCAAGTTCCTCGTCGCCTTCACCCAGTCCGGCGACACCGTCAAGCGCCTCTCCCGCTACCGCTCCCCGATCCCCCTCCTGGCCTTCACCCCCGACCGGGCCACCCGCTCCCAGCTCAACCTCACCTGGGGCGTGGAGACCTTCCTCGGCCCGCACGTCGACTCCACCGACGCGATGGTCGCCCAGGTCGACGAGCACCTCCTCAAGATCGGCCGCTGCCGGCCGGGCGACACGGTCATCATCACGGCGGGCTCCCCGCCCGGAGTCTCCGGCTCCACGAACCTGGTCCGCGTCCACCACATCGGCGAGGCCTCCCGCTGA
- a CDS encoding SIMPL domain-containing protein: MTTHEQTPTTPYGTPDAPRVAVRGEARLEVDPEIARIGITVNARGTDRRDALTHLTRRNTDVITLIKTYGEAVERIETGAFSITPELTKRGKGERVRTYHGRVHISAELTDFTALGELTTRIADLDLTHVDGPYWSLRPTSPAHRTARQQAVKEAVQRAREYAEALGTTLDALVELADIGADHTPDYAYPAPPGMARAAFAGGPEAAPALDLEPQRQSVYAQVNARFTMNPPRL; the protein is encoded by the coding sequence ATGACCACCCACGAACAGACACCCACCACCCCCTACGGCACCCCCGACGCCCCCCGCGTAGCGGTCCGCGGCGAAGCCCGCCTCGAAGTCGACCCCGAAATCGCCCGCATCGGCATCACCGTCAACGCCCGAGGCACCGACCGCCGCGACGCCCTCACCCACCTCACCCGCCGCAACACCGACGTCATCACCCTCATCAAAACCTACGGCGAAGCCGTCGAGCGCATCGAAACAGGCGCCTTCTCCATCACCCCCGAACTCACCAAACGCGGCAAAGGAGAACGCGTCCGCACCTACCACGGCCGCGTCCACATCAGCGCCGAACTCACCGACTTCACCGCACTCGGCGAACTCACCACCCGCATCGCCGACCTCGACCTCACCCACGTCGACGGCCCCTACTGGTCCCTGCGCCCCACCTCACCCGCCCACCGCACCGCCCGCCAACAAGCCGTCAAAGAAGCCGTCCAACGCGCCCGCGAATACGCCGAAGCCCTCGGCACCACCCTCGACGCCCTCGTCGAACTCGCCGACATCGGCGCCGACCACACCCCCGACTACGCCTACCCCGCACCCCCCGGAATGGCCCGCGCCGCCTTCGCCGGCGGCCCCGAAGCCGCCCCCGCACTCGACCTCGAACCCCAACGCCAGTCCGTCTACGCCCAAGTCAACGCACGCTTCACCATGAACCCCCCACGACTGTGA
- a CDS encoding 5'-nucleotidase C-terminal domain-containing protein: MPLDRRSFLGSSAAAGAGVALVGPAASAGAAPAARPGKGPGRYSFTVMGTTDLHGNVFNWDYFTDREFDDKNHNDVGLAKVSTLVSRVRAEKGRRNTLLIDAGDTIQGTQLAYYYAKVDPITAARGPVHPMARAMNAIGYNAAALGNHEFNYGIPVLRKFQEQCDFPLLGANALDAKSQRPAFPPYSMHRLRTPHGRDVRVAVLGLTNPGIAIWDKAHVQGKMTFPGLEEQAAKWVPRLRSMGADVVIVSAHSGSSGTSSYGDQLPYVENAAALVARQVPGIDAILVGHAHTEIPEYVVENEATGRKVVLSEPLKWGQRLTLFDFDVVWSKGRWRVEKVGAKVLNSNAVAEDERITRLLAGEHRKVVAYVNQVIGTSKAAMSTAEGPYKDVPIIDLISHVQAETVRVALAGGAYGKLPVVSQASCFSRTAGIPAGEVTIRDAAGLYPFENTLEARVLTGAQLKDYLEFSARYYVRTAPDAPVDPAGLTNADGVPDYNYDALYGVAYDVDIAQPVGSRIVGLRFEGKPVDPAAEFVLAVNNYRASGGGNFPHVARARQVWAHSDEIRNTIIAWVKAKGTVDPAEFARVDWRLTRAGIPVF, translated from the coding sequence ATGCCGCTCGACAGAAGGTCGTTCCTGGGTAGTTCCGCCGCCGCGGGTGCGGGGGTGGCGCTCGTGGGTCCTGCGGCGTCCGCCGGGGCGGCGCCCGCGGCGCGGCCGGGCAAGGGGCCGGGGCGGTATTCGTTCACGGTGATGGGGACGACGGATCTGCACGGGAACGTCTTCAACTGGGATTACTTCACGGACCGGGAGTTCGACGACAAGAACCACAACGATGTGGGTCTGGCGAAGGTCTCGACGTTGGTGTCGCGGGTGCGTGCGGAGAAGGGGCGTCGCAATACGCTGCTGATCGACGCGGGTGACACGATTCAGGGTACGCAGTTGGCGTACTACTACGCGAAGGTGGATCCGATCACCGCGGCGCGGGGTCCGGTGCATCCGATGGCGCGGGCGATGAACGCGATCGGGTATAACGCGGCGGCGCTCGGGAACCATGAGTTCAATTACGGGATTCCGGTGTTGCGGAAGTTCCAGGAGCAGTGTGATTTCCCGTTGCTCGGGGCGAACGCGTTGGATGCGAAGTCACAGCGGCCTGCTTTTCCGCCGTACAGCATGCATCGGTTGCGTACGCCGCACGGGCGGGATGTGCGGGTCGCGGTGCTCGGTCTGACGAATCCGGGGATCGCGATCTGGGACAAGGCTCATGTTCAGGGCAAGATGACGTTTCCGGGGCTTGAGGAGCAGGCGGCGAAGTGGGTGCCGCGGCTGCGTTCGATGGGTGCGGACGTGGTGATCGTGTCGGCGCATTCGGGGTCGAGCGGTACGTCGTCGTACGGGGATCAGTTGCCGTATGTGGAGAACGCGGCGGCGTTGGTGGCGCGGCAGGTGCCGGGGATCGACGCGATTCTGGTGGGGCACGCGCATACGGAGATTCCGGAGTATGTGGTCGAGAACGAGGCGACGGGCCGGAAGGTGGTGCTTTCGGAGCCGTTGAAGTGGGGGCAGCGGCTGACGTTGTTCGACTTCGACGTGGTGTGGTCGAAGGGCCGTTGGCGGGTGGAGAAGGTGGGGGCGAAGGTCCTGAACTCCAACGCGGTGGCGGAGGACGAGCGCATTACGCGGCTGCTCGCGGGTGAGCACCGGAAGGTCGTGGCTTATGTCAATCAGGTGATCGGTACGTCGAAGGCGGCGATGAGTACGGCGGAGGGGCCGTACAAGGATGTGCCGATCATTGATCTGATCAGTCATGTGCAGGCGGAGACGGTGCGGGTGGCGCTGGCGGGGGGTGCGTACGGGAAGCTTCCGGTGGTGTCGCAGGCGTCGTGCTTCTCGCGGACGGCAGGCATTCCGGCGGGTGAGGTGACGATCCGGGACGCGGCGGGTCTGTATCCGTTCGAGAACACGCTGGAGGCGCGTGTGCTGACGGGTGCGCAGTTGAAGGACTATCTGGAGTTCTCGGCGCGCTACTACGTGCGGACGGCTCCGGACGCGCCGGTGGATCCGGCGGGGCTGACGAACGCGGACGGGGTGCCGGACTACAACTACGACGCGTTGTACGGGGTCGCGTACGACGTGGACATCGCGCAGCCGGTGGGTTCGCGGATCGTGGGGTTGCGGTTCGAGGGGAAGCCGGTGGATCCGGCGGCGGAGTTCGTGTTGGCGGTGAACAACTACCGGGCGAGCGGGGGTGGCAATTTCCCGCATGTGGCGAGGGCCCGGCAGGTGTGGGCGCATTCGGACGAGATCCGTAACACGATCATCGCGTGGGTGAAGGCGAAGGGCACGGTGGATCCGGCGGAATTCGCGCGGGTGGACTGGCGGTTGACGCGTGCGGGGATTCCGGTGTTCTGA
- a CDS encoding SidA/IucD/PvdA family monooxygenase — protein sequence MTPTRPPGAPDQATPAPTTPDNPRDLVGIGIGPFNLSLAALAQPLGLDTAFYEQRPAFHWHPGLLIDGATLQVPFLADLVTLADPASPWSFLNYLKTRERLYPFYFAERFHIQRAEYDAYCRWVSDNLPQLHYGHQIDAVRWNPERDLFDVDFTQLDADGEAEALGRTHAKNIVLGIGTAPHVPEPLKPLADAPTVPVIHAADYLLHRDRFLTADHITVIGSGQSGAEVFLDLLRHRPPGAEKLHWLARTPAFAPMEYSKLGLEHFTPDYTRYFHALPETVRDQLVPGQWQLHKGIDADTIAAIHDELYRRTLHGGWPDAVLTPGVNVRTAGRVATTRVELHLEHVEQGTRSRLTTDAVILATGYRERPLDRLLAGLDPYLRRDSAERPRIDEHHRLALDPSITGTVYVQNAERHTHGVGAPDLGLAAWRSAGILNSLTGTEPYPQPQRTAFTHFGLHQPTHRTTPRPGGEHRGTLVHLKN from the coding sequence ATGACCCCGACCCGCCCACCAGGCGCCCCCGACCAGGCCACCCCGGCACCCACCACCCCCGACAACCCCCGCGACCTGGTCGGCATCGGCATCGGCCCCTTCAACCTCTCCCTCGCCGCCCTCGCCCAGCCCCTCGGCCTCGACACCGCCTTCTACGAACAGCGCCCCGCCTTCCACTGGCACCCCGGCCTCCTCATCGACGGCGCCACCCTCCAAGTCCCCTTCCTCGCCGACCTCGTGACCCTCGCCGACCCCGCGAGCCCCTGGTCGTTCCTCAACTACCTCAAGACCCGCGAACGCCTCTACCCCTTCTACTTCGCCGAGCGCTTCCACATCCAGCGCGCCGAATACGACGCCTACTGCCGCTGGGTCAGCGACAACCTCCCCCAGCTCCACTACGGCCACCAGATCGACGCCGTCCGCTGGAACCCCGAACGCGACCTGTTCGACGTCGACTTCACCCAACTCGACGCCGACGGCGAAGCCGAAGCCCTCGGCCGCACCCACGCCAAGAACATCGTCCTCGGCATCGGCACCGCCCCCCACGTCCCCGAACCCCTCAAGCCCCTCGCCGACGCCCCCACCGTCCCCGTCATCCACGCCGCCGACTACCTCCTGCACCGCGACCGCTTCCTCACCGCCGACCACATCACCGTCATCGGCTCGGGACAGTCCGGCGCCGAAGTCTTCCTCGACCTCCTCCGCCACCGCCCCCCGGGCGCCGAAAAACTCCACTGGCTCGCCCGCACCCCCGCCTTCGCCCCCATGGAGTACTCCAAGCTCGGCCTGGAACACTTCACCCCCGACTACACCCGCTACTTCCACGCCCTGCCCGAAACCGTCCGCGACCAACTCGTCCCCGGCCAGTGGCAACTCCACAAGGGCATCGACGCCGACACCATCGCCGCCATCCACGACGAGCTCTACCGACGCACCCTCCACGGCGGCTGGCCCGACGCCGTCCTCACCCCCGGCGTCAACGTCCGCACCGCCGGACGCGTCGCCACCACCCGCGTCGAACTCCACCTCGAACACGTCGAACAAGGCACCCGCTCCCGCCTCACCACCGACGCCGTCATCCTCGCCACCGGCTACCGCGAACGCCCCCTCGACCGCCTCCTCGCCGGACTCGACCCCTACCTCCGCCGCGACTCCGCCGAACGCCCCCGCATCGACGAACACCACCGCCTCGCCCTCGACCCCTCCATCACCGGCACCGTCTACGTACAGAACGCCGAACGCCACACCCACGGCGTCGGCGCCCCCGACCTCGGCCTCGCCGCCTGGCGCAGCGCAGGCATCCTCAACTCCCTCACCGGCACAGAGCCCTACCCCCAGCCCCAGCGCACCGCCTTCACCCACTTCGGCCTCCACCAGCCGACGCACCGCACCACCCCCCGCCCCGGCGGAGAACACCGCGGCACCCTCGTCCACCTGAAGAACTGA
- a CDS encoding aminotransferase class V-fold PLP-dependent enzyme encodes MRTPPPLAGGAQGPDALGPLLTVTLDALREGAAARGGPLPPGGPTTVAARVHAAAHPLLPSHGTGAHTALRTLVHATAHGAADPAEPLCAAHLHCPPLALAAAADLAASALNPSLDSWDQAPAASALEALLTTTLATEVHGRGDALITTGGTESNQLALLLARERATAHGRTLRILTGANAHHSLHRAAWLLGLPAPVTVPAPTGVLDPAALATALATHTADDTDLLVTATAGTTDAGLIDPLTTIADLCATHGARLHTDAAYGAGLLFSDTHRAKLHGLDRADTVTLDLHKLGWQPAAAGILTVRDPTDTHALTHRADYLNADDDTEAGLPDLLGRSLRTTRRPDALKIAITLKALGRTGLGALVDHVCDQARRLADDIAAHPRFDLYAAPTISTVLFRPTHADDDHIAHIRRTLLTDGTAVLGRAQLDGRRWLKATLLNPHTTPDDLTTLLKLVEGTTPR; translated from the coding sequence ATGCGCACCCCGCCGCCCCTCGCCGGGGGCGCCCAAGGCCCCGACGCCCTCGGGCCCCTGCTCACCGTCACCCTGGACGCCCTCCGCGAAGGCGCGGCGGCCCGCGGCGGCCCCCTCCCGCCCGGCGGCCCCACCACCGTCGCCGCCCGCGTCCACGCCGCCGCCCACCCCCTGCTGCCCAGCCACGGCACCGGCGCCCACACCGCCCTGCGCACCCTCGTCCACGCCACCGCCCACGGCGCGGCCGACCCCGCCGAACCCCTCTGCGCGGCCCATCTGCACTGCCCCCCGCTCGCCCTCGCCGCAGCCGCCGACCTCGCCGCCTCCGCGCTCAACCCCTCCCTCGACTCCTGGGACCAGGCCCCCGCCGCCTCCGCCCTCGAAGCCCTCCTCACCACCACCCTCGCCACCGAAGTCCACGGCCGCGGCGACGCCCTCATCACCACCGGCGGCACCGAGTCCAACCAACTCGCCCTGCTCCTCGCCCGCGAACGCGCCACCGCCCACGGCCGCACCCTGCGCATCCTCACCGGCGCCAACGCCCACCACTCCCTGCACCGCGCCGCCTGGCTCCTCGGCCTGCCCGCCCCCGTCACCGTGCCCGCCCCCACCGGCGTCCTCGACCCCGCCGCCCTCGCCACCGCCCTCGCCACCCACACCGCCGACGACACCGACCTCCTCGTCACCGCCACCGCCGGCACCACCGACGCCGGCCTCATCGACCCCCTCACCACCATCGCCGACCTGTGCGCCACCCACGGCGCCCGCCTCCACACCGACGCCGCCTACGGCGCCGGACTCCTCTTCAGCGACACCCACCGCGCCAAGCTCCACGGCCTCGACCGCGCCGACACCGTCACCCTCGACCTGCACAAACTCGGCTGGCAGCCCGCCGCAGCCGGCATCCTCACCGTCCGCGACCCCACCGACACCCACGCCCTCACCCACCGCGCCGACTACCTCAACGCCGACGACGACACCGAAGCAGGCCTCCCCGACCTCCTCGGCCGCTCCCTGCGCACCACCCGCCGCCCCGACGCACTCAAGATCGCCATCACCCTCAAGGCCCTCGGCCGCACCGGACTCGGCGCCCTCGTCGACCACGTCTGCGACCAGGCCCGCCGCCTCGCCGACGACATCGCCGCCCACCCCCGCTTCGACCTCTACGCCGCCCCCACCATCAGCACCGTCCTCTTCCGGCCCACCCACGCCGACGACGACCACATCGCCCACATCCGCCGCACCCTCCTCACCGACGGCACCGCCGTCCTCGGCCGCGCCCAACTCGACGGCCGCCGCTGGCTCAAAGCCACCCTCCTCAACCCCCACACCACCCCCGACGACCTCACCACCCTGCTCAAGCTCGTGGAAGGAACCACCCCCCGATGA
- a CDS encoding NAD(P)H-binding protein, whose translation MIVVSGATGNVGSALIDQLTATDTPVRALVRDPGRAHLPATAEVTSLTVSADPADMTAQFDGADALFLHASVTGDHTAAFLAAARTAGVQHVTVLSSIAVEDAPDPEHESFIHTWHRALEQDVRDSGLDWTFLRPGVFATNTLQWVRQIHAGDTVRGPYARGLNSPIHEADIAAVARHSLLERHTGAAHVLTGPEAITTEEQIAAIAHAIGRPLTYTEIPPQDVVPDMFPLIPADLVPGFVASLAATLDTAPPLTTTVQTITGRPARTYAQWAQDHADDFRTTN comes from the coding sequence ATGATCGTCGTCAGCGGAGCCACCGGAAACGTCGGCAGCGCCCTCATCGACCAACTCACCGCCACCGACACCCCCGTACGCGCCCTCGTCCGCGACCCCGGCCGCGCCCACCTGCCCGCCACCGCCGAGGTCACCAGCCTCACCGTCAGCGCCGACCCCGCCGACATGACCGCCCAGTTCGACGGCGCCGACGCCCTCTTCCTGCACGCCTCCGTCACCGGCGACCACACCGCCGCGTTCCTCGCCGCCGCCCGCACCGCAGGCGTCCAGCACGTCACCGTCCTGTCCAGCATCGCCGTCGAGGACGCACCCGACCCCGAACACGAGTCGTTCATCCACACCTGGCACCGCGCCCTCGAACAGGACGTCCGCGACAGCGGCCTCGACTGGACCTTCCTGCGCCCCGGCGTCTTCGCCACCAACACCCTCCAGTGGGTCCGGCAGATCCACGCGGGCGACACCGTACGCGGCCCCTACGCCCGAGGCCTCAACTCACCCATCCACGAAGCCGACATCGCCGCCGTCGCCCGCCACAGCCTCCTGGAGCGCCACACCGGCGCCGCCCACGTCCTCACCGGCCCCGAAGCCATCACCACCGAGGAACAGATCGCCGCCATCGCCCACGCCATCGGCCGCCCCCTCACCTACACCGAGATACCGCCCCAGGACGTCGTCCCCGACATGTTCCCCCTCATCCCCGCCGACCTGGTCCCCGGCTTCGTCGCCTCCCTCGCCGCCACCCTCGACACGGCCCCGCCCCTGACCACCACGGTCCAGACCATCACGGGCCGCCCGGCCCGCACCTACGCCCAGTGGGCCCAGGACCACGCGGACGACTTCCGTACGACGAACTGA